A genomic region of Plasmodium vivax chromosome 1, whole genome shotgun sequence contains the following coding sequences:
- a CDS encoding mitogen-activated protein (MAP) kinase phosphatase, putative (encoded by transcript PVX_088210A), protein MGEDEGVSGKNRVSAARRGDSSEDDGDGRSLPQTRGETDHSQEDDEEGRGLPQTKDDTAHLLEDERGESPPRGTPKGATQLSIRGIKVGRLNLSSFRRKREEEKEGKKKPSEGDEVDECDRDEEGVGDDQRGGDTPLSDEEDALTASSATCTELLDGRLLLSGYEFASDGEKVKSKKITHIVNMAGEECPNRLEAPLSYRTYYVRDDLQEDLFYSLLDATHFIEEMLSSDEANKILVHCNKGVSRSVIVVIFFLMTHLGIPFGDAFDLVKRRRPLSNPNLGFVSQLLHLFGLRRRVGGASLESTSDGATPVEPPSGEATLIFRVDGAGEALTLTNLMSLSQDASTNPTEMDQRFNYVMTRDFREFYLLLLDPTFEAACTPLLARFARICRAFFHGGAAEGMHAMHVIHATHAGELMQRLRLDTQLSSRLPRNDGAYRKLLQVREGMSGSWAAQQCSGVAAQQRDESMP, encoded by the coding sequence ATGGGAGAGGACGAGGGGGTGAGCGGCAAAAACCGCGTGAGTGCCGCGCGCCGTGGCGATAGTAGCGAGGACGACGGGGACGGGAGGAGCCTCCCACAGACGAGAGGTGAAACAGACCACTCGCAGGAAGACGACGAGGAGGGGAGGGGCCTCCCACAGACCAAAGATGACACCGCCCACTTGCTGGAAGACGAGAGGGGAGAGTCCCCCCCGCGTGGCACCCCCAAAGGGGCCACCCAGCTCTCCATTCGGGGGATCAAGGTGGGGAGGCTGAACTTGAGCTCGTTCAGGCGCaagagggaggaggaaaaagaagggaaaaaaaaaccaagtgAAGGGGATGAAGTTGATGAATGTGACCGAGATGAGGAAGGTGTGGGAGATGACCAACGCGGGGGGGACACCCCCTTGTCGGACGAGGAAGACGCCCTGACGGCGAGCAGCGCCACCTGCACGGAGCTCCTAGATGGCCGCTTACTACTGAGCGGATACGAATTCGCATCAGACGGAGAGAAAgtgaaaagcaaaaaaatcaCCCACATAGTTAACATGGCAGGGGAGGAGTGCCCCAACAGACTCGAAGCCCCTCTTTCCTACAGAACCTACTACGTGAGGGACGACTTACAAGAGGACCTGTTTTACAGTCTGCTAGATGCGACTCACTTTATTGAAGAAATGCTAAGCAGTGATGAGGCAAACAAAATCCTTGTGCATTGCAACAAGGGAGTTTCCAGGTCCGTCATCGTAGTTATTTTCTTTCTCATGACGCATCTGGGGATACCCTTTGGAGATGCCTTCGACCTGGTGAAGAGGCGGCGCCCTCTGTCCAACCCCAATTTGGGCTTCGTCTCGCAGCTGCTGCACCTGTTTGGGCTGCGCCGCCGCGTTGGGGGAGCGTCCCTGGAAAGTACTTCCGACGGAGCTACTCCGGTGGAACCCCCCTCCGGGGAAGCCACGCTCATCTTCCGAGTCGATGGCGCAGGTGAGGCCCTCACGCTGACCAACCTGATGAGTCTCTCCCAAGACGCGAGTACAAACCCCACAGAGATGGACCAGCGATTTAACTACGTGATGACAAGGGACTTTCGCGAATTTTACTTGTTGCTGCTCGACCCTACCTTCGAAGCTGCGTGCACGCCCCTCCTTGCGCGCTTTGCGCGCATATGCCGAGCCTTTTTTCACGGCGGCGCTGCAGAAGGGATGCACGCAATGCACGTGATCCACGCAACCCACGCCGGCGAGCTGATGCAGCGCCTTCGATTGGACACGCAGCTGTCCAGCCGCCTCCCCCGCAACGACGGGGCGTACCGAAAGCTGCTGCAGGTGCGGGAGGGGATGAGCGGTAGCTGGGCAGCACAGCAGTGCAGCGGCGTAGCAGCGCAGCAGCGCGACGAGTCGATGCCCTAA
- a CDS encoding vacuolar proton translocating ATPase subunit A, putative (encoded by transcript PVX_088205A): MGIFRSETMKHGTLVLPSDRAREYLDCLGKNIDIQFIDMNEKTMKRQYKKYIQRIDDMERILRFLEENIKKLPNVKIKKSKIDSFLEHDNVYELDQVEESLNRLHVQFVRFCNNNKDLVDERNNAVEEKHVILTAMNQLNPEGAKNGGINKRLPENSLPYDEVNDESVSLQTNMMKDGMNMMMFTNISGVIKTKDQESFSRTIFRALRGNTYTYFQSIDENAAPSKGAGAESMNDPDENGGGSSSCIHNNGSEDDLTGGGSNMSSGNAKQNEPKSVFVVYCQGSSQSNIYHKILKICKAYDVKTYDWPKTYEQARQRLKELKEIITDKEKALKAYEEYFINEIFVLINVVEPNKNSLIEEWKLFCKKERYIYNSLNCFEGSDITLRCDCWFSANDEEKIRHMLITKSSNDLVSALLLSDKVLTPNISPPTYIKTNSFTKSYQAMVDTYGIPRYGEINPAISTIITFPFLFGIMYGDVGHGVCIFLFALFLIMINSRVKNKSQNEMVSMLLDGRYMLLLMGFFAIYAGFLYNDFFSMPLNLFTSMFEEDRQVDTTVYYKRRKVTNATTGQLEDADPYIFGFDAKWLGAENELTYINSFKMKFSIIIGFLHMTFGVLMKGLNALHYRRKMDFFFEFLPQLMMMLSIIGYLVFLIIYKWVTPIGYGGYQKQGIINTIINMYLMKDLTPQNQFYAHQGLVQAFLIAIFVLCIPLMFVCKPAIRTYHIMKEKKGGVGGHGSSGGGGRSRGGSYSPHEEKEMTHTFNHLVGAGTPAAHTAHTAHTAHTAHTAHTAHTAHPPLHKRSPNNREDDYLSPRRRNKPTDDEMEAHLLSPASPEDPDGLAEQESFGAASVGGGAHQEENISEIWIEQLIETIEFILGLISNTASYLRLWALSLAHQQLSFVFFEQTILNSLKKDSFISVLVNLIVFSQLFSILTIAVILCMDTLECFLHSLRLQWVEFQNKFYKGDGIPFRPFNIKKLLSEGD, translated from the exons ATGGGAATATTCAGATCGGAG ACGATGAAGCACGGGACGCTGGTCCTGCCGTCGGACCGAGCGAGGGAGTACCTAGACTGCCTGGGCAAGAACATCGACATACAGTTCATCGACATGAACGAGAAGACGATGAAGAGGCAgtacaaaaaatacatcCAGAGGATAGACGACATGGAGAGGATTCTTCGTTTTTtggaggaaaatataaaaaaattgccaaatgtaaaaattaagaaaagtaaaattgaTTCATTTTTGGAGCACGACAATGTATATGAGTTGGACCAAGTGGAAGAGTCCCTAAACCGTCTGCATGTCCAGTTCGTTCGCTTCTGCAATAATAATAAGGACCTTGTGGATGAGAGGAACAACGCTGTGGAGGAGAAGCACGTCATCCTGACGGCCATGAATCAGCTGAACCCGGAGGGGGCCAAGAATGGAGGTATTAATAAACGGCTGCCGGAGAATTCGCTCCCCTACGACGAGGTGAACGACGAGAGTGTGTCTCTGCAAACGAACATGATGAAGGATGGGATGAACATGATGATGTTTACCAACATATCTGGGGTGATAAAGACCAAGGACCAGGAGAGTTTCAGTCGAACGATTTTTAGGGCCCTCAGGGGGAACACCTATACGTATTTCCAAAGTATTGACGAAAATGCAGCTCCCTCCAAAGGGGCCGGGGCAGAATCCATGAATGACCCGGATGAGAATGgcggggggtcctcctcctgcATACACAACAACGGGAGTGAGGATGACCTGACTGGTGGAGGAAGCAACATGAGCAGCGGAAATGCGAAGCAAAACGAACCGAAGAGCGTCTTCGTAGTGTACTGCCAAGGGTCCTCTCaaagtaatatatatcacaaaattttgaagatcTGTAAAGCCTACGATGTTAAGACGTACGATTGGCCAAAAACGTATGAACAGGCAAGGCAAAGATTGAAGGAGTTGAAGGAGATCATCACAGATAAGGAAAAAGCGCTGAAGGCGTATGAGGagtattttataaatgaaatttttgtCCTCATCAATGTGGTGGAGCCTAACAAGAATAGCCTGATAGAAGAGTGGAAgctcttttgcaaaaaggagaggtACATCTATAACAGTTTGAATTGCTTCGAAGGAAGTGACATCACGTTGAGGTGCGACTGCTGGTTTAGTGCCAACGATGAGGAGAAGATACGCCACATGTTGATTACCAAGTCGTCGAACGATTTGGTGTCCGCGCTACTTCTATCAGATAAGGTGCTCACGCCGAACATCTCCCCCCCGACGTACATCAAGACGAACAGTTTTACAAAGTCCTACCAGGCGATGGTGGATACGTATGGGATACCGCGTTACGGGGAGATCAACCCGGCCATTTCGACGATTATTActttccccttcctcttTGGCATCATGTACGGCGATGTGGGGCACGGGGTGTGCATCTTCCTCTTTGccctcttcctcatcatGATCAACAGCCGTGTAAAGAATAAAAGCCAAAATGAGATGGTGAGTATGCTGCTGGACGGGAGGTATATGCTCCTCCTCATGGGCTTCTTCGCCATATACGCGGGCTTCCTCTACAATGACTTCTTTTCGATGCCGCTTAACCTGTTCACGTCTATGTTTGAGGAGGACCGGCAAGTAGACACCACGGTTTATTATAAGAGGAGGAAGGTGACGAATGCGACCACTGGTCAGCTGGAAGACGCAGACCCGTACATCTTCGGCTTCGACGCCAAGTGGTTGGGAGCAGAAAACGAGCTGACCTATATTAACtcctttaaaatgaaattctCTATTATTATTGGCTTCCTACATATGACCTTTGGAGTGTTAATGAAAGGGTTAAACGCTTTGCACTACCGCAGAAAAATGGATTTCTTCTTCGAGTTTTTACCCCAGCTGATGATGATGCTGTCGATTATAGGCTACCTGGTATTTCTAATCATTTACAAGTGGGTCACTCCCATCGGTTACGGGGGGTATCAGAAGCAGGGCATCATCAACACGATCATTAATATGTATTTGATGAAGGACTTGACTCCTCAGAACCAGTTTTACGCGCACCAGGGGCTGGTGCAGGCCTTCCTCATTGCCATCTTCGTGCTGTGTATACCGCTCATGTTTGTTTGCAAGCCAGCCATTCGCACGTACCACATtatgaaggagaagaaggggggggttGGCGGCCATGGCAGCAGCGGCGGTGGTGGGCGGTCCCGGGGCGGCAGCTACTCCCCCcatgaggagaaggagatgACGCACACGTTTAACCACTTGGTGGGCGCCGGCACTCCCGCCGCGCACACCGCTCACACCGCTCACACCGCTCACACCGCGCACACCGCGCACACCGCGCACACCGCTCATCCCCCCCTGCACAAACGCAGCCCCAACAACCGTGAGGACGACTACCTCTCCCCCAGGAGGCGCAACAAGCCCACGGACGACGAGATGGAGGCCCACCTCCTCAGCCCGGCGTCCCCCGAGGACCCCGACGGACTGGCCGAGCAGGAGTCCTTCGGCGCGGCTTccgtggggggaggggcccaCCAAGAGGAAAACATCTCCGAAATCTGGATCGAGCAGCTCATCGAGACGATCGAATTTATTTTGGGTCTAATCAGCAACACCGCTTCGTACCTGCGTCTCTGGGCCCTTTCCCTCGCCCACCAGCAGCTCTCCTTCGTCTTCTTCGAGCAGACCATTCTAAACTCCCTCAAGAAGGACAGCTTCATATCTGTGCTGGTTAACCTGATTGTCTTTTCGCAGCTCTTTTCTATCCTCACCATCGCCGTCATCCTCTGCATGGACACGCTCGAGTGCTTCCTGCACTCCCTGCGGCTCCAGTGGGTGGAGTTCCAGAACAAGTTCTACAAGGGCGACGGCATTCCCTTCCGCCCCTTTAACATTAAGAAGCTGCTCTCGGAGGGCGACTAG
- a CDS encoding hypothetical protein, conserved (encoded by transcript PVX_088200A), with the protein MTPLNAFERSVDKVTGHFLNDRDLFIEVDKKQKIIEEIEKMNHLQYEQIHKYIQTLSENDVYEEIINHKIYLYKKGNEIEKLQKLVKMQAFLNPFIISQRKKKAKAKVEYMIACILKGEDIDQIVTDMFRKKLIDVYVLTFIDDKVMEAHAKLFRGGSGEVSGESDVRGDSGGSGNGEVRGDSGGSGNGEVRGDSGGSGNGEVRGGTDQMSMTERILRMLKDRIVAQQKLQVKGTFVFTRIVFLSTTLPMTEDRQPIIKSSIRTIEQLEEFELFLLDALDYAETSEKMKQYVPHLELLLTTCKQMNPIFNQLLNKQTENVRFFPDKIDMSQFKEL; encoded by the coding sequence atgacCCCCCTGAACGCCTTCGAAAGGAGCGTCGACAAAGTAACAGGGCACTTCCTAAACGACAGAGACCTCTTCATAGAGGTAGacaagaaacaaaaaataatagaagaaatagaaaaaatgaatcacCTCCAGTATGAGCAGATTCATAAATACATCCAGACGTTAAGCGAAAATGATGTATatgaagaaattataaaCCACAAAATTTATCTCTACAAGAAGGGGAACGAAATAGAGAAGCTCCAAAAGTTGGTGAAGATGCAGGCGTTTTTGAACCCGTTTATTATAAGCCagcggaagaagaaggccaagGCGAAAGTTGAGTATATGATTGCTTGCATCCTCAAGGGGGAGGATATTGACCAGATAGTCACGGACATGTTTAGGAAGAAGCTCATCGACGTCTACGTGCTCACCTTCATCGACGACAAGGTGATGGAGGCGCACGCCAAGTTGttccggggggggagcggcgaggTTAGCGGGGAAAGCGATGTCCGCGGCGATAGTGGGGGCAGCGGCAATGGCGAGGTTCGCGGCGATAGTGGGGGCAGCGGCAATGGCGAGGTCCGCGGCGATAGTGGGGGCAGCGGCAATGGCGAGGTCCGCGGCGGAACGGACCAAATGAGCATGACGGAGAGAATCCTGAGGATGCTGAAGGACCGCATCGTGGCGCAGCAGAAGCTGCAGGTGAAAGGCACCTTCGTCTTCACCAGGATAGTTTTCCTCTCGACCACCCTACCCATGACCGAAGATAGGCAACCCATAATCAAGTCCTCCATTCGAACCATAGAACAGCTGGAAGAATTTGAGCTCTTCCTGCTGGACGCACTAGACTATGCAGAGAcaagcgaaaaaatgaagcagtACGTCCCTCACCTGGAGCTGCTACTAACAACGTGTAAGCAGATGAATCCCATTTTTAACCAGCTCCTGAACAAGCAAACAGAAAAcgtccgcttcttcccagACAAGATTGACATGTCTCAGTTTAAGGAACTGTAG
- a CDS encoding hypothetical protein, conserved (encoded by transcript PVX_088195A), giving the protein MESRMQNVKLVKPVVVGTYAFLLSQQEKRKFGNMTHKWTCLLRCPNCSDLSLFVQKVVFELDPSFIYPKRVYTQPPYEVNEIGWGEFYLTVKIYFADVSLAPVSIVHFVKLNTDAGSACPPCVVNETYEEIIFRNPTVSLYNKIIQSNSSKTAPHKFHEHFLSYDFQEETYTRKYLQFQSKVQEEICELMTEATELSKEINETQQKYFALKAEMGVSSDDN; this is encoded by the exons A TGGAGAGCCGCATGCAAAACGTCAAGCTGGTGAAGCCCGTGGTGGTTGGCACCTACGCGTTCTTACTCTCCCAGCAG GAGAAGCGAAAATTTGGAAACATGACGCACAAGTGGACCTGCCTGCTGCGCTGCCCCAACTGCTCGGACCTCTCGCTCTTCGTCCAGAAGGTCGTTTTTGAGTTGGACCCCTCCTTCATTTACCCCAAGCGAG TTTACACGCAGCCCCCCTACGAGGTGAACGAAATCGGGTGGGGAGAATTCTACCTGACGGTGAAGATCTACTTCGCCGATGTGTCCCTGGCGCCCGTGAGCATCGTGCACTTTGTGAAG CTAAACACAGATGCGGGGTCGGCCTGCCCCCCCTGCGTGGTCAACGAG ACGTACGAAGAGATCATCTTCCGAAACCCCACGGTCAGCCTGTATAACAAGATAATCCAGAGCAACAGCAGCAAGACGGCCCCCCACAAGTTTCACGAGCACT TCCTGAGCTACGACTTCCAGGAGGAGACCTACACGAGGAAGTACCTCCAGTTCCAGTCCAAAGTGCAGGAGGAAATCTGCGAGCTGATGACGGAGGCGACGGAGCTGTCGAAGGAG ATAAACGAAACGCAGCAAAAATACTTCGCAT tgAAAGCCGAAATGGGTGTCAGCAGCGACGATAACTAG